One region of uncultured Methanolobus sp. genomic DNA includes:
- a CDS encoding archaellin/type IV pilin N-terminal domain-containing protein, with the protein MISNASFSRNNAAQVGIGTLIIFIAMVLIAAVAASVLIQTSGTLQQQAQSTGKQATQEVSSNIIVKSIEGVRAKTGSTMASNMSLFKVKVGLNVGSSPVDLNQLIITITDGTNTNDLIYGNNEKTYSSAMDNFSSSNTASVNLGHLLTGTQTTPGANGRYFFTVQKIRDEDVSFSQGNPIMNTGDLVTIYISVVADGDTSYTTIDGVTTSGNQQDSNLDVAPRSTVTIVMTPEAGATTMAEFVTPSSYGTRETIQLYP; encoded by the coding sequence ATGATCTCTAATGCCAGTTTTAGCAGAAATAATGCTGCTCAGGTGGGTATTGGTACTCTTATTATCTTCATAGCTATGGTACTGATTGCTGCAGTAGCTGCATCTGTGCTGATTCAGACCTCCGGCACACTTCAGCAACAGGCACAGTCAACCGGTAAGCAGGCTACACAGGAAGTATCATCCAATATTATAGTCAAAAGCATAGAGGGTGTACGCGCAAAAACAGGTTCTACAATGGCTTCTAATATGTCATTATTCAAAGTGAAAGTAGGTCTTAATGTTGGAAGTTCTCCTGTTGATCTCAACCAGTTGATCATTACAATAACTGATGGGACTAACACGAATGACCTGATTTATGGCAACAATGAGAAAACCTATAGTAGTGCAATGGATAATTTCTCATCTTCTAACACTGCAAGTGTGAATCTGGGTCATTTGCTTACAGGTACACAAACGACCCCAGGTGCAAATGGAAGGTATTTTTTTACTGTGCAGAAAATAAGGGATGAAGATGTTTCATTCTCACAGGGAAACCCTATTATGAACACCGGTGATCTGGTGACGATTTACATTTCCGTTGTAGCGGATGGTGATACGTCATATACAACAATAGATGGGGTAACAACCAGTGGAAATCAGCAAGATTCCAATCTGGATGTGGCACCACGTTCTACTGTAACTATAGTCATGACTCCGGAGGCCGGGGCTACCACTATGGCTGAGTTTGTAACTCCTTCATCGTATGGTACCAGAGAAACTATACAATTATATCCATAA